In Granulicella tundricola MP5ACTX9, a single genomic region encodes these proteins:
- a CDS encoding winged helix-turn-helix domain-containing protein, giving the protein MAAIVPGSGNSPSGTASEGAAEGPARGGRRILFGDFEAQPAAGLLLRNGHRVRIQDLPFRMLMVLLETPGEIVTREELRNRLWGEKTFVEFDNNLRVAAAKLREALQDSAAGPRYLETVARRGYRFLGAVETIAAAVPVPEAEVPEPPRVDVLPDIDATTQVPLDEGRGRRPFALLGLAAVLLVGLAVWMAWGWRHHRPILAEGDTVALGSIENETGDASLDDALSLAFRIKMEESPFLHAISGEHFERASAVLQSGKGAKLSRAAAELSVCGSSGGRALLNGRLLRSGSGYTVRLAAERCTDGREIASTEASTNSAETLLAALGDAANAIRLRLGEPTATLGRFDVPLTQATTSSLAALRAFREGEQKHFAGRDLEAREDFKLAIDLDPNFALAYLQMGRSYSNNGERSLSRAYYQKAFDLRDRTTDREKLYIATSYYGYATGELGRAISAYELWSSLYPHDVVPANNLATEYLSLGEGQKAVASVRRAIALEPALPVPYTTLAQALLISGDLPALSTLCNDRQREESTSMGFHMACHELAIVQGDQGRQQSEERFVHGTPLESLLLNDAAEAEVYGGHLRRAAEMFQGAIDAARAHAMPELASVIELNGAGIFAELGESATAVRWAEDEQAHSQPGADLDASAAMVWATLGNESRAREFAAAAKALSPTDTLLNESELPVAYAIVALHAGRPRDAVAVLAPARPYDLNNSMELMPIYYRARALLASGDRAGAAAEFERLLANAHQRPRSVYLPLSRLALVKLYAAGGQAERARAMKESLEEIWRTADPNFAPLHSLRGSVSDHDDHR; this is encoded by the coding sequence ATGGCCGCCATCGTTCCTGGATCTGGAAACTCTCCGTCTGGAACTGCGTCTGAAGGGGCTGCGGAGGGTCCCGCGCGCGGTGGGCGGCGGATTCTGTTTGGCGACTTTGAGGCTCAGCCTGCGGCTGGGTTGCTGCTGAGGAATGGACACCGCGTCCGCATCCAGGATCTCCCCTTTAGGATGCTGATGGTGCTGCTGGAGACTCCCGGCGAGATCGTGACGCGTGAAGAGTTGCGCAACCGGCTGTGGGGCGAGAAGACATTTGTAGAGTTCGATAACAACCTGCGAGTGGCTGCTGCGAAGTTGCGGGAGGCGCTTCAGGACAGCGCCGCAGGGCCGCGATACCTGGAGACCGTCGCTCGGCGGGGCTACCGGTTTCTGGGAGCGGTGGAGACGATCGCCGCGGCTGTGCCTGTGCCTGAAGCCGAGGTGCCTGAGCCGCCGCGGGTGGACGTACTCCCTGATATCGATGCAACGACGCAGGTCCCCCTCGATGAAGGCCGGGGGCGGCGGCCGTTTGCGCTTCTGGGGTTGGCGGCGGTGCTGCTTGTGGGGTTGGCGGTGTGGATGGCATGGGGTTGGCGGCATCACCGGCCGATCCTTGCGGAGGGCGATACGGTTGCGCTGGGGAGCATCGAGAACGAGACGGGCGATGCGTCGCTGGACGATGCGCTGTCGCTGGCGTTCCGGATCAAAATGGAGGAGTCGCCGTTTCTTCATGCCATCTCCGGGGAACACTTTGAGCGGGCGAGTGCGGTATTGCAATCGGGTAAAGGGGCGAAGCTTTCACGGGCTGCGGCGGAGCTTTCCGTCTGCGGGAGCTCCGGGGGACGAGCTCTGCTGAACGGACGTTTGCTGCGGTCGGGCTCCGGCTACACGGTGCGGCTGGCGGCGGAACGATGTACGGACGGGCGCGAGATCGCGTCGACGGAGGCGAGCACCAATAGCGCGGAGACCTTGCTGGCCGCGCTGGGCGACGCCGCCAATGCCATCCGTCTGCGGCTGGGCGAGCCGACTGCGACGCTGGGGCGGTTCGACGTGCCCTTGACGCAGGCGACGACCAGTTCACTCGCGGCGCTGAGGGCGTTTCGCGAGGGTGAACAGAAGCATTTTGCGGGGCGGGATCTTGAAGCACGCGAGGACTTCAAGCTGGCGATCGACCTGGACCCGAATTTTGCGCTGGCGTACCTGCAGATGGGGCGGAGCTACTCGAATAACGGCGAGCGGTCGCTCTCGCGGGCTTACTACCAGAAGGCCTTCGACCTGAGGGACCGGACGACGGACCGCGAGAAGCTATACATTGCGACGAGCTACTACGGCTATGCGACCGGTGAACTGGGACGTGCGATCAGCGCGTATGAGCTTTGGAGCTCGCTTTATCCGCATGATGTGGTCCCTGCGAACAACCTGGCGACGGAGTACCTCTCGCTGGGAGAAGGTCAAAAGGCGGTTGCGTCCGTGCGGCGTGCGATTGCGCTTGAGCCGGCGCTGCCTGTGCCGTATACGACGCTTGCCCAGGCTCTGCTGATCAGTGGGGATTTGCCGGCCCTCTCTACGCTTTGTAATGACCGGCAGCGGGAGGAATCGACCTCCATGGGCTTCCACATGGCGTGTCATGAGCTGGCGATCGTGCAGGGAGACCAGGGCCGTCAGCAGAGTGAGGAGCGGTTCGTCCATGGCACGCCGCTGGAGTCGCTGTTGCTGAACGATGCGGCGGAGGCTGAGGTCTACGGCGGGCACCTGAGACGTGCGGCCGAGATGTTTCAGGGTGCGATCGATGCCGCGCGTGCTCATGCGATGCCGGAGCTGGCTTCGGTGATCGAGTTGAACGGCGCGGGGATCTTTGCCGAACTGGGCGAGAGTGCGACCGCAGTGAGATGGGCGGAGGATGAGCAGGCGCACTCCCAGCCTGGAGCGGATCTGGACGCGAGCGCCGCCATGGTGTGGGCGACGCTGGGTAACGAGAGCCGTGCACGGGAGTTTGCGGCGGCGGCCAAGGCGCTGTCTCCCACCGATACGCTGCTGAATGAGTCTGAGCTTCCGGTGGCGTATGCCATCGTTGCGCTTCATGCCGGGCGGCCGCGCGATGCGGTGGCGGTGCTTGCTCCGGCCCGGCCCTACGATCTCAACAACTCCATGGAGTTGATGCCTATCTATTACCGGGCGCGGGCGTTGCTGGCCTCTGGCGATCGTGCTGGAGCGGCGGCGGAGTTCGAGCGGCTGCTGGCCAATGCCCACCAGCGTCCACGGTCGGTCTATCTGCCGCTCTCGCGGCTGGCGCTGGTGAAGCTGTATGCGGCTGGGGGCCAGGCGGAACGAGCCCGAGCCATGAAGGAAAGCCTGGAAGAGATCTGGCGCACTGCCGATCCGAACTTCGCACCTCTTCATAGTCTTCGAGGCTCAGTCTCCGATCACGACGATCACCGGTAG